A genome region from Clostridium pasteurianum includes the following:
- a CDS encoding PTS sugar transporter subunit IIA, with amino-acid sequence MLGLLKKSSSDIVAVSNAIMFPIEEVKDQVFSQKLMGDGVAFKLLDNTISSPCDGEITTIFPTGHAFGITRSDGVEILVHIGIDTVNLKGEGFTILSSQGKKIKHGEPVIKLDLDLLKQKNVDLSTMLIITNSNGKDIHFIDYGQVSNKQKINL; translated from the coding sequence ATGTTAGGGTTATTAAAAAAGAGTAGTAGTGATATAGTTGCGGTTTCTAATGCAATTATGTTTCCTATTGAAGAAGTTAAAGATCAGGTTTTTTCTCAAAAGTTAATGGGCGATGGTGTTGCTTTTAAATTATTAGATAATACCATTTCGTCTCCATGTGATGGTGAAATTACAACAATATTTCCCACTGGCCATGCTTTTGGAATTACAAGAAGTGATGGTGTTGAAATTTTGGTTCATATAGGAATTGATACAGTTAATCTTAAAGGAGAAGGATTTACAATTTTATCAAGCCAAGGTAAAAAGATTAAACATGGTGAACCAGTTATTAAGCTCGATTTAGATTTATTAAAGCAAAAGAATGTTGATTTGTCTACAATGCTTATTATTACAAATAGTAATGGAAAAGATATTCATTTTATTGATTATGGACAAGTTAGTAATAAACAAAAAATAAATTTATAG
- a CDS encoding alpha/beta hydrolase has protein sequence MKKEDYSIYEYRMKKEIQNYEVVYNERLNGKFEKISVRTSISGYVDGYIYRPENYDGIEVLPVMFNFHGGGNVLGYPETDGIYCQRLADIAHCAVINVDYCLAPEFKFPKPILSTYEAIVKIKQNSKLYKIDANKIVVGGHSAGGYMAVVLCLLDRKEKKIGISGQIIDYAPLKQSLNEEDRKALDPKKAMSSKRILQYINWYFDDLNDLNDPLASPILADLHDLPKMLVLAAEYDVLSKDEQDFAKKAKAAGVDVTFEIFKNCQHGFTHKCLKEYNEKEADRAWRMMGQFLLDVFSRKQ, from the coding sequence ATGAAAAAAGAAGACTATTCAATTTATGAATATCGAATGAAAAAAGAAATACAAAATTATGAAGTTGTATATAATGAAAGATTAAATGGAAAATTTGAAAAAATTTCAGTAAGAACAAGTATTTCAGGATATGTGGATGGATATATATATAGACCAGAAAATTATGATGGTATAGAAGTGTTACCTGTAATGTTTAATTTTCACGGTGGTGGCAATGTTTTAGGGTATCCGGAAACTGATGGAATATATTGCCAAAGACTAGCGGACATTGCTCACTGTGCTGTAATTAATGTTGATTATTGTTTGGCTCCAGAATTTAAATTTCCTAAACCAATTTTATCAACATATGAGGCCATAGTTAAAATAAAGCAAAATAGTAAATTGTATAAAATTGATGCTAACAAAATTGTTGTTGGTGGACACAGTGCCGGAGGTTACATGGCTGTAGTACTATGTTTATTAGATCGTAAAGAGAAAAAAATTGGTATAAGTGGCCAGATTATAGATTATGCGCCGTTAAAACAATCTTTAAATGAAGAAGATAGAAAAGCACTTGATCCAAAGAAAGCAATGAGTTCTAAAAGAATTCTTCAATATATTAACTGGTATTTTGATGATCTTAATGATTTAAATGATCCTTTAGCATCTCCAATATTAGCAGATTTGCATGATCTTCCTAAAATGCTTGTTTTAGCTGCTGAATATGATGTACTGTCAAAAGATGAACAAGATTTTGCAAAGAAAGCTAAGGCTGCGGGAGTTGATGTGACATTTGAAATATTTAAGAATTGTCAACATGGTTTTACTCATAAATGCCTTAAGGAATATAATGAAAAAGAAGCTGATAGAGCATGGAGAATGATGGGGCAATTCTTGCTTGATGTTTTTTCTCGTAAGCAGTGA
- a CDS encoding alpha/beta hydrolase yields the protein MELKMKYTYEEMPKVVNYPEGTKVIKGDKNNIRGFIGKDVIYNKEDGIELKLRLVYPDEFNENRKYPLFFHVQGSAWMKQNLNSHILDFKDVVTHGYILAVVEYRPSDVAIFPAQVLDAKCAMRYIRNHSDELRIDMKNVFISGESSGGHTSSLCWATWKNSKLDYTDEPLCNVRGFIDLYGISNLSTIYKYCSAFDHEKASPATMIIGAHSLLGNLDLALKASPVYYIDNDSNDDPLLIMHGNKDRVVPFQQSIELYEKCIKHHKNVDFYCVDDADHGGNVFYCEETMNVLIDFMEKYTVK from the coding sequence ATGGAACTTAAAATGAAATACACATACGAAGAAATGCCTAAAGTAGTTAACTATCCTGAAGGAACAAAGGTAATAAAAGGAGATAAAAATAATATAAGAGGGTTTATTGGTAAAGATGTTATATACAATAAAGAGGACGGGATTGAATTAAAATTAAGACTTGTTTATCCAGATGAGTTTAATGAGAATAGAAAATACCCTCTATTTTTTCATGTTCAAGGTTCAGCCTGGATGAAACAAAATCTAAATAGTCATATTTTGGACTTTAAGGATGTTGTTACACATGGATATATTTTAGCAGTTGTAGAGTATCGACCTAGCGATGTTGCAATATTTCCAGCACAAGTATTAGATGCAAAATGTGCAATGAGATATATTAGAAATCATAGTGATGAACTTCGTATTGATATGAAAAATGTATTTATATCTGGTGAATCAAGTGGAGGGCACACATCTTCTTTATGTTGGGCTACATGGAAAAATTCTAAATTAGATTATACAGATGAACCACTTTGTAATGTAAGAGGATTTATTGATTTATATGGAATAAGTAATTTATCTACTATTTATAAATATTGTTCTGCTTTTGACCATGAAAAAGCTTCTCCAGCAACTATGATAATTGGTGCCCACAGTCTTCTAGGAAATTTAGACTTAGCATTAAAAGCTTCACCTGTTTACTATATTGATAATGATTCAAATGACGACCCATTATTAATTATGCATGGTAATAAAGATCGTGTTGTCCCATTTCAGCAAAGTATAGAATTATATGAGAAATGTATTAAGCATCATAAAAATGTAGACTTCTATTGTGTTGATGATGCTGATCATGGAGGTAATGTATTTTATTGTGAGGAAACAATGAATGTACTTATTGATTTTATGGAAAAATATACTGTTAAATAA
- a CDS encoding glycoside hydrolase family 32 protein → MERIFKQAEERTKDEVNLDEWRLQYHLMPLVGWLNDPNGLCEFNGTYHIFYQYSPTSAEGKEKGWGHFTTKDFLTFKREENALFPDSDIDKDGAYSGSAYIRDNQIYFFYTGNIKFKGNFDYINEGRGHYLNGFTSKDGIHFGKKYNILKNESYPDDLSCHVRDPKIYEEDGVFYMVLGARTKNSVGCALIYESLDLKEWNYKSRIETKQPFGYMWECPDLFEIGTKKILMVCPQGLKKRGYQYENIYQSGYFFIKGNIKDNLMVYNFTELDYGFDFYAPQTFVDKSGRRIMISWMGLPDIPYKNPTVSKGWQHALTLPRVLFLKDDSLYQYPIEETKKLRKNHVHRILAIDEVISTLSKVYEAQLMPLNDNFKIRLRKDVTLNYYNHILTLSLKESGYGRNERHVEINKIEQINIFSDTSSLEIFINNGQKALTTRVYDDENDTSLQVDSQMILDLYELNKYKIV, encoded by the coding sequence ATGGAAAGGATTTTTAAGCAGGCTGAGGAAAGAACGAAAGATGAAGTTAATCTTGATGAATGGAGATTGCAATACCATTTAATGCCACTAGTTGGATGGTTAAATGATCCCAATGGGCTATGTGAGTTTAATGGAACTTATCATATTTTTTATCAATATTCACCTACAAGTGCGGAAGGTAAAGAAAAGGGATGGGGACACTTTACAACAAAGGACTTTTTAACTTTCAAAAGGGAAGAAAATGCACTTTTCCCGGATAGCGATATTGATAAAGATGGAGCATATTCGGGAAGTGCGTATATAAGGGATAATCAAATATATTTTTTTTACACAGGAAATATTAAGTTTAAAGGAAATTTTGATTACATAAATGAAGGAAGAGGTCACTATTTAAATGGATTTACTTCAAAGGATGGTATACACTTCGGCAAAAAATATAATATTTTAAAGAATGAAAGCTATCCTGATGACCTGAGCTGTCATGTTCGTGATCCTAAAATTTATGAAGAAGACGGTGTTTTTTACATGGTTTTAGGAGCTCGCACGAAAAATAGTGTAGGCTGTGCTTTGATTTATGAATCCTTAGATTTAAAAGAGTGGAACTATAAAAGTAGAATTGAAACAAAACAACCATTTGGTTATATGTGGGAATGCCCCGATTTGTTTGAAATTGGTACAAAAAAGATTTTAATGGTATGCCCTCAAGGTCTTAAGAAGCGAGGTTACCAATATGAAAATATTTATCAGAGTGGTTACTTTTTTATTAAAGGTAATATAAAAGATAATTTGATGGTATATAATTTTACGGAGTTAGATTATGGATTTGATTTTTATGCACCTCAAACGTTTGTAGATAAAAGCGGCAGAAGAATAATGATTAGTTGGATGGGTTTACCGGATATTCCATATAAAAATCCAACTGTTAGTAAAGGCTGGCAGCATGCCTTGACTTTACCTAGAGTATTATTTTTAAAAGATGATAGTTTGTATCAGTATCCAATTGAAGAAACAAAAAAATTAAGAAAAAATCATGTTCATAGAATATTAGCTATAGATGAAGTTATTTCTACTTTAAGTAAGGTTTATGAAGCACAGCTTATGCCGCTCAATGATAATTTTAAAATCAGATTAAGAAAAGATGTTACTTTAAATTATTATAATCACATATTGACATTATCGTTAAAGGAAAGCGGTTATGGCAGAAATGAAAGACATGTAGAAATAAATAAAATAGAGCAAATAAATATATTTAGCGATACATCATCACTAGAAATATTTATTAATAATGGGCAAAAGGCTTTGACTACAAGGGTATATGATGATGAAAATGATACCTCGTTACAAGTAGATTCTCAGATGATTTTAGATCTGTATGAATTAAACAAATATAAAATAGTGTAG
- a CDS encoding LacI family DNA-binding transcriptional regulator: MASIAGVAKSTVSRYLNGGYVSEQTGKKICKAIRDTNYVPNNFAQSLKAKKNNLIGIIVPRLDSYANSRTLAGIDERLRELGYQLIISCTGQKVKREIESIENLINQRISGIILISGKISDKHKKALGESDIPVILLGQKNDDFYCVMHNDEDAGYQMGSYIIDKGHRNICYVDVDKKDVSAWSRRKLGFQKCMRDNNIDSVSFFESDSTIEGAIKIEKKILTTQKPTIIACATDNIAIGIIKGLIKRGISIPKDISVIGIGDYEVARMVTPSLTTIHYPYKSCGKLLAEKIVDLITGNDVEHDTIIPVKLVERESVSIISKGF; the protein is encoded by the coding sequence ATAGCTTCCATTGCAGGTGTAGCTAAAAGTACTGTATCTAGATATTTAAATGGTGGCTATGTTAGTGAACAGACTGGAAAAAAAATTTGTAAGGCAATAAGAGACACAAACTATGTTCCTAATAATTTTGCCCAAAGTTTAAAAGCAAAAAAGAATAATCTTATAGGTATAATTGTCCCAAGGTTAGATTCGTATGCAAATTCAAGGACATTAGCTGGAATAGATGAAAGATTAAGAGAGCTAGGATACCAATTAATAATATCATGTACAGGACAAAAGGTTAAAAGAGAAATTGAGAGTATAGAAAATCTTATAAATCAAAGAATTTCAGGAATTATTTTAATTTCAGGGAAAATATCAGATAAGCATAAGAAGGCTTTAGGAGAAAGTGATATACCAGTCATACTATTAGGACAGAAAAATGACGATTTTTATTGTGTTATGCATAATGATGAAGATGCAGGATATCAAATGGGTTCATACATAATAGATAAGGGCCATAGAAATATATGTTATGTTGATGTAGATAAAAAGGATGTTTCGGCATGGTCAAGAAGAAAATTAGGATTTCAAAAATGTATGAGAGATAATAATATAGATAGCGTTTCATTTTTTGAAAGTGATTCAACTATAGAAGGTGCCATTAAAATAGAAAAAAAAATATTAACTACTCAAAAACCAACAATTATTGCATGTGCTACGGATAATATTGCAATTGGAATTATTAAAGGATTAATAAAGAGAGGAATATCGATTCCTAAGGATATTTCAGTTATTGGAATAGGAGATTATGAGGTAGCGAGGATGGTAACTCCATCTTTGACAACAATTCATTATCCATATAAATCCTGTGGAAAGCTTTTAGCAGAGAAGATTGTAGATTTGATAACCGGAAATGATGTGGAACATGACACAATTATTCCAGTAAAATTAGTTGAGAGAGAAAGTGTGTCAATAATTTCGAAAGGATTTTAA
- the nudC gene encoding NAD(+) diphosphatase, producing the protein MSDFKILPGVFKNSEDRDLCFAFVRGNLIVKKAGENLSVPRFSEIKKMNIKYENEFFLGEYESENCFVVEMSPNIEIAEEFKLLTLREVGVLMEKEMFLIAGRASEILNWNRNNKYCGRCGSEMENKKDEMAKICPNCGNIMYPVICPAIIVAITKGDKILLAHNSSFKNNMYGLIAGFVEAGESLEHAVKREIFEEVNIKVNNIRYYSSSPWPFPNSLMLGFFAEYDSGKLKVDGSEIVDADWFTKDELPNIPKKFSLARKLIDEFVKY; encoded by the coding sequence ATGAGTGATTTTAAAATATTGCCAGGAGTATTTAAAAATAGTGAAGATAGAGATTTGTGTTTTGCATTTGTTAGAGGAAACTTAATTGTTAAAAAAGCAGGAGAGAATTTAAGTGTTCCCAGATTTAGTGAAATTAAAAAAATGAATATCAAATATGAAAATGAGTTCTTTTTGGGGGAATATGAATCAGAAAACTGCTTTGTAGTTGAAATGTCTCCTAATATTGAAATCGCAGAAGAATTTAAGCTATTGACATTACGTGAAGTTGGCGTATTAATGGAAAAAGAGATGTTTTTAATAGCAGGAAGAGCAAGTGAAATATTAAATTGGAATAGGAATAATAAATATTGCGGCAGATGTGGAAGTGAAATGGAAAACAAAAAAGATGAAATGGCTAAAATTTGCCCAAATTGTGGTAATATAATGTATCCCGTAATATGTCCGGCTATAATAGTTGCAATTACAAAAGGGGACAAGATATTACTTGCTCATAACAGCAGTTTTAAAAATAATATGTACGGTTTAATTGCTGGTTTTGTGGAAGCTGGTGAAAGTCTTGAACATGCAGTGAAAAGAGAAATATTTGAAGAAGTTAATATAAAAGTTAATAACATAAGATATTATTCTAGTTCACCATGGCCATTTCCTAATTCCTTAATGCTTGGTTTCTTTGCAGAATATGATTCGGGGAAACTTAAGGTTGATGGAAGTGAAATAGTAGATGCGGATTGGTTTACAAAAGATGAATTGCCTAATATACCTAAAAAATTTAGTCTTGCGCGAAAATTAATTGATGAGTTTGTAAAATATTAA
- a CDS encoding HD domain-containing protein, which translates to MDEELFKKALEYIKEKFENDYSGHDYYHSIRVYNLATCICKNERADLEIVQLSALLHDVDDYKLFGGNVGDYSNAKIFLRNNKISETEIKAICDIISSISFKGTDTKVPKSKEGKIVQDADRLDAIGAIGIARAFAYGGNKSRIMHIPNEKPHYNMNFEQYSKYKGTTINHFYEKLLKLKDLMNTETAKNMAEARHKYMESFLMEFFNEWDGIK; encoded by the coding sequence ATGGATGAAGAATTATTTAAAAAGGCATTAGAGTATATTAAAGAAAAGTTTGAGAATGATTATAGTGGACATGATTATTATCATAGTATAAGGGTATATAATTTAGCAACTTGTATTTGTAAAAATGAAAGGGCAGATTTAGAAATAGTCCAGCTATCAGCTTTATTACATGATGTTGATGATTATAAATTATTTGGCGGAAATGTTGGTGATTACTCAAATGCAAAAATTTTTTTGAGAAATAATAAAATATCAGAAACCGAAATAAAGGCTATATGTGATATAATTTCATCAATATCTTTTAAAGGTACAGATACTAAAGTTCCTAAAAGTAAAGAAGGAAAAATAGTACAGGATGCTGATAGATTAGATGCAATTGGTGCAATAGGTATTGCCAGGGCATTTGCGTATGGTGGTAATAAAAGTAGAATTATGCACATACCTAATGAAAAGCCGCATTATAATATGAACTTTGAGCAGTATTCAAAATATAAAGGAACTACTATAAATCATTTTTATGAGAAGCTTTTAAAATTAAAGGATTTAATGAATACTGAAACTGCAAAAAATATGGCTGAAGCTAGGCATAAATATATGGAAAGTTTTTTAATGGAATTTTTTAATGAATGGGATGGAATAAAGTAG
- the thiT gene encoding energy-coupled thiamine transporter ThiT translates to MSKFSFSKSMSEILKHPSAIAALVGILIIIIVILKINKIKFTTKLVAQIGIVLALSTVLSFFKIYRLPQGGSVTLGSMVPILLIAFFYGPEVGFLTGFLFGIIDLILEPYILHPVQVLFDYPLPYMALGAAGYFKNKKILGTIIAVFMRFIFHVISGVVFFASDVPKGQTPLMYSIIYNGSFLSIDCIICLIIIGIIPLKRLYRIVNSGN, encoded by the coding sequence ATGAGTAAATTTTCTTTTTCAAAAAGCATGTCAGAAATATTAAAGCACCCATCTGCCATAGCCGCCCTAGTAGGAATTTTAATTATTATAATTGTTATTCTAAAAATCAACAAGATAAAGTTCACCACAAAATTAGTTGCACAAATAGGAATAGTCCTTGCACTATCAACTGTCCTTAGCTTTTTTAAAATATACAGACTGCCTCAAGGTGGAAGTGTAACTTTAGGAAGTATGGTACCGATCCTTTTAATTGCATTCTTCTATGGACCAGAGGTTGGATTTTTAACTGGATTCTTGTTTGGTATAATTGATCTTATTTTAGAACCATATATACTTCATCCAGTTCAAGTACTCTTTGACTATCCTCTCCCATACATGGCACTTGGAGCAGCCGGATACTTTAAAAACAAAAAAATACTAGGAACAATAATTGCAGTTTTCATGCGATTTATATTTCACGTCATTTCTGGAGTAGTTTTCTTTGCAAGTGATGTTCCAAAGGGTCAAACTCCTCTTATGTATTCCATAATATACAATGGTTCATTTTTATCAATCGACTGTATTATCTGTCTTATAATAATAGGCATAATCCCATTAAAAAGGCTTTATCGTATTGTTAATTCTGGCAACTAA
- the folK gene encoding 2-amino-4-hydroxy-6-hydroxymethyldihydropteridine diphosphokinase: MDKITIEDLEIFANHGVLGEEKELGQKFLLSVYLYLDLRKPALSRNLNETVNYAELSEKIEKEFTKEKFDLIETAAEKIAEFVLLNYNAVKTVKVILKKPWAPLKKHLKYVSVEIERTWHTAYIGLGSNMGDKTQNLSTALKLINENSNCRINKVSNFYHTRPVGYLEQDNFLNCAAKIETFMSPDELMNFFLETEKKLKRERKIHWGPRTIDIDILLYDNLVTSNKDYIIPHPRMTERLFVLTPLCEINPYLIHPLLNKRIIDIKNNLSKIQTL; encoded by the coding sequence ATGGATAAAATAACTATAGAAGACCTTGAAATATTTGCAAATCATGGTGTATTAGGTGAGGAAAAAGAATTAGGACAAAAATTTTTACTTTCTGTCTATCTTTATTTAGATTTAAGAAAACCAGCATTATCAAGAAATTTAAATGAAACTGTAAATTACGCTGAACTTTCAGAAAAAATCGAAAAAGAATTTACGAAAGAAAAATTTGATCTTATAGAAACTGCCGCAGAAAAAATAGCAGAATTTGTTTTATTAAACTACAATGCTGTAAAAACCGTAAAAGTAATCTTAAAAAAGCCTTGGGCTCCACTAAAAAAGCATTTAAAATATGTTTCTGTTGAAATAGAAAGAACCTGGCACACAGCATATATAGGACTTGGTTCTAACATGGGAGATAAAACTCAAAATTTGAGTACTGCATTAAAATTAATAAATGAAAATTCTAACTGCCGCATAAATAAAGTTTCAAATTTTTATCACACAAGACCTGTTGGTTACTTAGAACAGGATAATTTTTTAAACTGTGCTGCTAAAATAGAAACCTTTATGTCTCCAGATGAACTGATGAATTTTTTCCTTGAGACAGAAAAAAAACTAAAACGTGAAAGAAAAATACACTGGGGTCCACGCACTATTGATATAGATATATTACTTTATGATAATTTAGTTACAAGTAACAAAGACTATATTATTCCACATCCAAGAATGACTGAAAGACTTTTTGTCTTAACACCTTTATGTGAAATAAATCCTTATTTAATTCATCCTTTACTAAATAAAAGAATCATCGATATAAAGAACAATTTATCTAAAATTCAAACTTTATAA
- the folP gene encoding dihydropteroate synthase, protein MKIGNKHFIIGKRTYIMGILNVTPDSFSDGNKFNTIQKSMEHVLEMVNDGVDIIDVGGESTRPNSTPVSEEEEIKRVIPIIETLSRNFDIPISIDTYKGKVAELAIKSGAHLINDVWGFKKDPYIAKVAAKYNVPCCLMHNRTNTKYNNFIKDVLNDLKESIDIALNAGVKAENIIIDPGIGFAKTFDQNLLLMNNLEKLKSLNYPILLGTSRKSMIGNILDLPSDKRVEGTIATSVLGITKGCDFVRVHDVLENKRACMIADAVVRR, encoded by the coding sequence ATGAAAATAGGAAACAAACATTTTATAATTGGAAAAAGAACTTACATAATGGGAATTTTAAATGTTACCCCTGATTCCTTCTCTGACGGAAATAAATTTAATACTATACAAAAATCAATGGAACATGTCCTTGAAATGGTAAATGACGGTGTAGATATAATCGACGTAGGTGGAGAATCCACAAGACCCAATAGCACTCCTGTATCAGAGGAAGAGGAAATTAAAAGAGTTATCCCTATAATCGAAACTTTATCAAGAAATTTTGACATTCCAATTTCCATTGATACATATAAGGGAAAGGTTGCAGAACTTGCCATAAAATCCGGTGCACATCTAATAAACGATGTTTGGGGTTTTAAGAAAGATCCATACATAGCTAAAGTTGCTGCAAAATATAATGTTCCATGCTGTTTAATGCACAATAGAACTAATACTAAATATAATAACTTTATAAAAGATGTGTTAAATGATTTAAAAGAAAGCATTGATATAGCTTTAAATGCAGGAGTAAAAGCAGAAAATATAATTATAGATCCGGGTATAGGCTTTGCAAAAACTTTTGATCAAAATCTTCTTTTGATGAACAATCTAGAAAAATTAAAAAGTTTAAACTATCCTATTCTTTTAGGAACTTCAAGAAAATCAATGATAGGTAATATTTTAGATCTACCTTCAGATAAACGAGTTGAAGGTACAATTGCAACTTCAGTACTAGGTATAACTAAAGGCTGTGACTTCGTAAGAGTTCATGATGTTTTGGAAAACAAAAGAGCTTGCATGATTGCTGACGCAGTAGTAAGGAGATGA
- a CDS encoding HD domain-containing protein produces the protein MEENNRINLILNHNSFKKYLSKNSEYEKQRKFCVHNLEHSLDVARIAYIIVLERKLDIKKDIIYASALLHDIGRWQQYELGISHSEASFKLSIDILKDCNFRPNEIVIITEAIKNHRESNNASSLSYILYKSDKLSRNCFNCKAHDECNWNHHKKNLNIVY, from the coding sequence ATGGAAGAAAACAACAGAATAAATTTAATATTAAACCACAATAGTTTCAAAAAATATTTATCTAAAAATTCCGAGTACGAAAAGCAAAGAAAATTTTGTGTACATAACCTAGAACATTCTTTAGATGTGGCAAGAATTGCATACATAATTGTTCTTGAAAGAAAACTTGATATAAAAAAAGATATAATTTACGCTTCTGCACTTCTCCATGATATAGGAAGATGGCAGCAATATGAATTAGGAATTTCTCACAGTGAGGCAAGTTTTAAACTATCAATTGATATTTTAAAAGACTGCAACTTTAGACCAAATGAGATTGTCATAATAACCGAAGCTATAAAAAATCATAGAGAATCAAACAATGCATCAAGCCTAAGTTATATACTTTATAAAAGCGACAAACTTTCAAGAAATTGCTTTAATTGCAAAGCCCACGATGAATGCAATTGGAATCACCATAAAAAAAATTTAAACATAGTATATTAG
- a CDS encoding AAA family ATPase, protein MKKKLIIINGTMGIGKTAVCKQLNKTLKDSVWLDGDWCWMINPFTVNEENKNMVMNNITYMLKSFLNNSSLKYVIFNWVIHEESIFDSILEPLKDIEFNLIKITLTCSEETLKKRIQKDIKDGLRDETCLERSMKRLKMYDNMDTEKIDTDELSIEEIVQKITNKLKQN, encoded by the coding sequence GTGAAGAAAAAATTAATAATAATAAACGGAACTATGGGAATAGGTAAAACGGCAGTATGTAAGCAGCTAAATAAAACTTTAAAGGATTCTGTCTGGCTTGATGGAGATTGGTGCTGGATGATTAATCCATTTACAGTTAATGAAGAAAACAAGAATATGGTTATGAATAATATAACTTATATGCTTAAAAGTTTTTTGAATAATTCTTCATTAAAATATGTTATATTCAATTGGGTAATTCATGAAGAAAGTATTTTTGACAGTATACTTGAACCCTTAAAAGATATTGAATTTAATTTAATTAAAATAACACTTACTTGTTCAGAGGAAACTTTAAAAAAGAGAATACAAAAGGATATTAAGGATGGTTTAAGGGATGAGACATGCCTTGAAAGAAGTATGAAACGATTAAAAATGTATGACAATATGGATACTGAAAAAATAGATACTGATGAACTTTCAATAGAAGAAATAGTGCAAAAAATAACGAACAAACTGAAGCAAAATTAA
- the thiS gene encoding sulfur carrier protein ThiS codes for MIVNGKEMNFQAGITVYDLLNKMKIESSHVVVEVDMDIIDKNEYKNKKLSSSSKVEIIRFVGGG; via the coding sequence ATGATAGTAAATGGTAAAGAAATGAATTTTCAAGCTGGAATAACTGTTTATGACCTCTTAAATAAAATGAAAATTGAAAGTAGCCATGTAGTTGTAGAAGTAGATATGGATATAATAGACAAAAATGAATACAAAAATAAAAAGCTTTCAAGTTCATCAAAAGTAGAAATAATAAGATTTGTTGGTGGTGGCTAA
- the thiF gene encoding sulfur carrier protein ThiS adenylyltransferase ThiF, which translates to MKVYVNEKLKYIEDNTTLMQLKSEIKKNADVIVYNGFIVKKDIKLKEHDSIVFIKKGEIPKKEEMEAQLVSRHTPEVHNRVKKVSVGIAGLGGLGSNAAVSLARIGIGRLLLVDFDVVEPSNLNRQYYFVKNVGMKKTNALKEIIGEVNPFVKIDTLDTFIDENNVQHIFKDVDIIVEAFDNPVSKAVLINTVLTKMKDKKIIGASGMAGYFSSNTIVTRKVNGNFYLVGDGENEAAPGSGLMAPRVTIAANHEANAVLRMIMEER; encoded by the coding sequence GTGAAAGTGTATGTAAATGAAAAGCTTAAATATATTGAAGATAACACTACACTTATGCAGCTTAAAAGCGAAATTAAAAAGAATGCAGATGTTATTGTCTATAATGGTTTCATAGTAAAGAAAGATATAAAGCTTAAAGAGCATGATAGCATTGTCTTTATAAAAAAGGGTGAAATCCCCAAAAAAGAGGAAATGGAAGCACAGCTTGTTTCTAGACATACACCAGAGGTTCATAACAGAGTTAAAAAAGTATCTGTTGGAATAGCCGGACTTGGAGGGCTTGGTTCAAATGCAGCTGTTTCACTTGCAAGAATTGGCATAGGAAGACTTTTGCTTGTGGATTTCGATGTGGTTGAGCCAAGTAATCTAAATCGGCAATATTATTTTGTGAAAAATGTTGGCATGAAAAAAACCAATGCATTAAAAGAAATAATAGGTGAAGTAAATCCTTTTGTTAAGATCGATACTTTGGATACATTTATAGATGAAAATAATGTACAGCATATCTTTAAAGATGTGGATATAATTGTTGAGGCTTTTGATAATCCGGTTTCAAAAGCGGTACTTATAAACACAGTACTAACTAAAATGAAGGATAAGAAAATTATTGGAGCATCAGGTATGGCGGGATATTTTTCAAGTAATACCATAGTTACAAGAAAAGTTAATGGCAATTTCTATCTTGTAGGTGATGGAGAAAATGAAGCTGCGCCGGGTTCTGGTCTCATGGCACCTAGAGTTACCATAGCGGCGAATCATGAGGCAAATGCAGTATTAAGAATGATAATGGAGGAGAGATAG